CGGATGATCGGCCGCAGCGCCCGCCCACGCGCGCACGCGAAACGGCCGCTTCGCCATGCGCGCGGCTTCGAGCAGCACCTGACGGAACAGCATGTCGTCGAGATGATGGCTGCACGAACAGGTGATGAGCGTCCCGCCTTCCGTCAGCATCTGCATCGCGCCGCGATTCAGCTCGCGGTAGGCGCGCGCTCCCGCCGCCAGGTGCGACTTGGACTTGATCAGCGCCGGCGGGTCGAGGATCACGAGCCCGAAGCGCTCGCGCGCGTCGAGCAGCGCGCGCTGCTCATCGAACACGTCGCCGCGGCGAAACTGCACGCGCTCGGCGCCGCCGTGACGCGCCACGTTGCGAGCTGCCGCCGCGAGCGCGGGTTCCGAGGAATCGACCGCGACGACCTCCGCGGCTCCTCCGCGCAGCGCGAGAAGCGTCCATTCGCCCTGGTAGCAGAACAGATCGAGCACCCGCAGGCCGGCCGCCTGTTCTTCGGCCCAGCGCCGGTTCTCGCGCTGATCGAGGAACAGCCCGGTCTTCTGCCCGTGGTGCAGGTCCGCCTCGACCGCGAAGCCGTCGAGTGAGAGCTCCACTCGCTCCGGCACGTCACCCCACCACACCGAGCGCTCGAGCGGCAGGCCCTCGAGCAGCCGCAGCGGCGAGTCCGCGATTCGCATCACGCCCCGCGGCGACAGCACTCGTTCGATCGCCTCGCGCAACAGGTCGGCCCGCGCTTCCATGCCGAGCGTGGTGATCTGAACCGCGAGCCAGTCGCCATAGCGGTCGATCACCAGCCCCGGGAGCTGGTCGGCTTCGGAGTGCACCAGTCGATAGGCCGCAAGCCCGGGAACCACTCGCTCCCGATAGCGCAGGGCGCGCTCGAGGCGCCGCGCGAAGAAGTCCACGTCGATCGGGTCGCGGCCGCGCGTCATCACGCGCGCTCGAATCAGGCTGTGGCGATTGTAGTAGGCACGGCCGAGGAACGCGCCGCGATCGTCGAGCACGTCGACCAATCCGCCATCGCGCGGCTCGGGCTCCACGCTGGCGACTTCGTTGCTGAAGATCCACGGATGGCCGCCGCGCACGCGGCGGTCCTGGTTGCGTTGCAGCCGCAGCTGCGCGATCGCTTCGGTCACGGTTCCCCCATGGTCGCGCGTGTCGCCGCGGCGCCTCTCAGCCCGGAAACCCCTCGGGTCAGGTGCGCGGCGACACCGCGAGTCCACCCGGCGAAGTCTTCGCGGGCTTCAATCCGAGTCCGAGTCCGATCAGGCGATAGACCAGTCGGGTGGCAAGAAAGTCGGACGCCGTCTGACCCGCCATCGGCGCCAGCTCCACCACGTCGAAGCCAACGATGCGGTGCCGTTCGGTGACGGCGCGCAGCAGGTCGACGGTCTCGAACCACTCCAGTCCACCGGGCTCCGGGGTGCCCGTCGCCGGCATCAGCGAAGGATCGAAGCCGTCGAGGTCGAAGGTCACGAACACGTGAGGGCTCAGGCCGTCGAGGATCGGGCTCCAGTCGCGCTCGAGTGCCCGGAAGCCGCGCGTGCTCCAGATCGGCAGCGGGTGCGCGGCGAAATACTCCGCCTCTTCTTCGCTGATCGAGCGGATCCCCACGGAAGTGGCCGGCACCAGTTCGCGAATGCGGCGCATGACGCACGCATGGCTGAAGCGCGAGTCGAGGTAGCTCTCGCGCATGTCGCCGTGCGCGTCGATCTGCAGCACGCTCAAGTCCGGCCACCGACGCTTCGCGGCGCGAATCGCCCCGGTCGTGATGCTGTGCTCGCCGCCGAGGATCGCAGGCAGCTTGCCTTGCTCGAGGATCCACTCGGTCGCGCGTTCGACGCGCTCGACCATGGCCTCAGGCCCCGCGGCCGTCGGCTCGAGTTCGGGCAGTGTCGCGATTCCGTGGCGGTAGATCGGCCCGATCTCCTCGTCCCACAGCTCCATGTTTCGCGAGGCGGCCAGAATCGCCGCCGGCCCGAGCCGCGTGCCACCCTGGTACGAGGTCGTGAAGTCGTAGGGAACCGGCAGCACCACCGCACGCGCGGTTTCGAGCGCCGAGAACTCGGGCTCGAGTCCGCCGAAGTTGTACGGCAGTCCGCTCGGCCAGTCGGGCTGCGTCATGCTGGAGGTCCCCCGGAATGCGTCGGGCCCTCCCACGAGGGAAGGGCCCAACGCGTCAGCTGGCTGATGAAGCGTGAACTTCGCCGCGAGGCTCAGGCGTGACGAGCGGCTGCCGGGCGGGTAATGCGTCGGCGTTGTGCCCGCACCATACCGGCCGCGCCGTTGAGCTCCTTCGGGAACTCGGTGCCACGGTC
This window of the Candidatus Eisenbacteria bacterium genome carries:
- a CDS encoding class I SAM-dependent rRNA methyltransferase gives rise to the protein MTEAIAQLRLQRNQDRRVRGGHPWIFSNEVASVEPEPRDGGLVDVLDDRGAFLGRAYYNRHSLIRARVMTRGRDPIDVDFFARRLERALRYRERVVPGLAAYRLVHSEADQLPGLVIDRYGDWLAVQITTLGMEARADLLREAIERVLSPRGVMRIADSPLRLLEGLPLERSVWWGDVPERVELSLDGFAVEADLHHGQKTGLFLDQRENRRWAEEQAAGLRVLDLFCYQGEWTLLALRGGAAEVVAVDSSEPALAAAARNVARHGGAERVQFRRGDVFDEQRALLDARERFGLVILDPPALIKSKSHLAAGARAYRELNRGAMQMLTEGGTLITCSCSHHLDDMLFRQVLLEAARMAKRPFRVRAWAGAAADHPQLLAVPETHYLKCAVLQAL
- the speB gene encoding agmatinase produces the protein MTQPDWPSGLPYNFGGLEPEFSALETARAVVLPVPYDFTTSYQGGTRLGPAAILAASRNMELWDEEIGPIYRHGIATLPELEPTAAGPEAMVERVERATEWILEQGKLPAILGGEHSITTGAIRAAKRRWPDLSVLQIDAHGDMRESYLDSRFSHACVMRRIRELVPATSVGIRSISEEEAEYFAAHPLPIWSTRGFRALERDWSPILDGLSPHVFVTFDLDGFDPSLMPATGTPEPGGLEWFETVDLLRAVTERHRIVGFDVVELAPMAGQTASDFLATRLVYRLIGLGLGLKPAKTSPGGLAVSPRT